The DNA sequence CTACAATTGACAACCACCTTTGTGTGATTGGGTAAAGTGGGGCACACTTTACTTAGTATTGCTAATGCGTGGCACGCTTCCAATGCTGGAAATATTCCTTCCAATCTACACAATAATTCATAAGCTGCATGCACATGTAAATTAAATTCAATTAAATTataacatataattaattatattacttAATTAATCTTCATTTTACttgctaattaattatatatatatacgtaccaTGGAGAGCTTCTTCATCAGTGACCGTATAAAACTCAGCTCGTCTACTGTCTTTTAGAAAACTCAATTCTGGACTAACTCCCGGGCACTCTAGCctacatttatatattaattattatatattaatttcttCCCTAATGAATTGCTTGGTtgcttttatttaatatttttaacaacttttcttttttttgaaagagaTTTTTAACAACTTATTAGAATGATGGGATGTATCATAAGTCAAGTGTAAATTGAAATAATGATTATGAGAGTTGAGAAAAACAAGTAATATAGTGCCAACTCTATTATTGTTTGGCACATAGTAGAGTAGAATTAGTACTTGCGAGTTCTCAATTTCACACGTGTTTTTTGATGTACAATAAATACTTTTCAAACAGTTACGAACATGTGTGCAAATGTGCATCACTcgtaacatattttttttcaaacacaactaaatattaaaaaattcgaTTTGCAACAAActttttcttacttttttttttatttcctagTACAATTTAGTATCTTAACTAGATTGATGATGTTTGTCGTATTATTAAGAaaatgttttttgtttttaaaaaaaatttaaaattatttttttaacactactacaaaaaatactacttttagtgataattttttagtaacAAATAAATTAGACATTGTTTTTggatgtcaattttttttaaaaaaaagttataaaaataataaaaaaaaattgataacaacaaaaaaattaccctttaatttttatacattaataccctttaattttagttttatttacaAATTTGAGGCTTCCACCTTTCAATGTCAACAACATTAAATTCCAGTAAATTTGTGTACACGACACTAAAattttaaagataataaaaacaTTTGATTAATATTGGGAAGAATTAAATtggagaaaagagaaaagaaaagattAATTACCCAACGGCAATGGAATGTGGATTTAGAATTTGACCATAGGCGTCTTGCAACAAGTAAGTCATGGCTCCATGATAGACTCCCACGTGTCCTCTGGTCAATGTAGCGGAATGTGGGCCATGGTCGAGCCCAAAGCGACCGGCTCCTTCGACACCAATCAACCTCACATCATGGTCTCCAATAAAGTCGTGGAATAATCCCAAAGCATTGGAACCACTGCCTACGCAGGCCACCAGTACATCTGGCTTGGATCCCCATCTTTCCATGGCTTGCTTCCTCGTCTCTTTTCCAATCACAGATTGGAACTCTCTTACCATCGTCGGACATGGATGAGGTCCCACAACACTTCCACAAAGGTAATAGCTGCTCTCCAGGTTATTTACCCAGTACCTCACCGCATCTGATGATGCATCTTTCAAATTTCCCTCAACCGACTTcacctatatataaatattaattatttattatgtacagtatatcataaaatttacaaatgaaaacttttgaaaatttaatgttTTAATATCTTagttaataatattcaaaaaaacCCTCTAACaacctattttttattttgttttgtggaGTACCGTTAAAATTGGTCACAATAGAAAGAGACAGTCCAAACTAATAAACGAAAAGGAACAATTTAAGGTGTAACACCACAAGAGATAATataccattaaataaataatataggaaACTGTTGACAACTAATTAGCTCTACATGATTGGTACGGTATTCGACTGGTTATTATAGTACTAATAGtctaatattccaaataaatagtgagacttcagtTAATTTTGTAGACCACTCACGTAGGTCCACGATCCATTTCCATGGTAAACTATACCCGTGGAATATGGAAAGGTATTTTTGTTGTACAAACAAAGTGACGTTATATTATTAATACCCAAACAAAACCTTACATAATTTGATCACATGCATATGTTGTGTAATTTATTGCAACTTGGTGTGGATACTGGCCGGATAGGGACATATATATTAAGTATCACacgtacatatatatacaaattatgtattataaattattttagagagtaattaatattgtattattttaaaaaataagtatatttttcaaTCAAACTTTAATTACATAATTAAGTATTATACCTGAGCGCCTAGTAGCTTCATCAATATAACATTAGAAGACTGTTTCTCCATATCTTTGGACCCCATAAAGATAGTACACTCCAAAGACAGTTTGGCACAGGCAGCGGCTGTGGCAACACCGTGTTGACCGGCCCCGGTGGCCGCTACCACACTTGTTCTGCCCATGCGGCGGGCGATCATCGCCTGCGCAATGGCGTTGTTCATCTTGTGTGCACCGCCATGGCAAAGATCTTCTCTCTTTAGATATATCTCTGGGCCTTCTCCATTACTCCTCTTGTAGTGCTCTGTTAGCCTCTCAGCAAAGTACAAAGGCGTCTCTCGCCCAACATAATCTCTTAGGGCCCTCTCAAGTTCAccctattattaattaattaatataacaattaagattatgtaattattata is a window from the Cannabis sativa cultivar Pink pepper isolate KNU-18-1 chromosome 1, ASM2916894v1, whole genome shotgun sequence genome containing:
- the LOC115707802 gene encoding tryptophan synthase beta chain 1, with the protein product MGCESMMIKTSFMSTSLTQSPFSNKNMDRVGTKTFKSTVRSSKTSSLIVKRHYNDKKTVSINGNGNSNSNGKFGKFGGKFVPETLITCLNDLEAEFQSALHDPQFQGELERALRDYVGRETPLYFAERLTEHYKRSNGEGPEIYLKREDLCHGGAHKMNNAIAQAMIARRMGRTSVVAATGAGQHGVATAAACAKLSLECTIFMGSKDMEKQSSNVILMKLLGAQVKSVEGNLKDASSDAVRYWVNNLESSYYLCGSVVGPHPCPTMVREFQSVIGKETRKQAMERWGSKPDVLVACVGSGSNALGLFHDFIGDHDVRLIGVEGAGRFGLDHGPHSATLTRGHVGVYHGAMTYLLQDAYGQILNPHSIAVGLECPGVSPELSFLKDSRRAEFYTVTDEEALHAYELLCRLEGIFPALEACHALAILSKVCPTLPNHTKVVVNCSGRGDKDAPIVFNSIPSHINPSLD